A genomic region of [Eubacterium] eligens ATCC 27750 contains the following coding sequences:
- the fliY gene encoding flagellar motor switch phosphatase FliY: MDGMLSQDEINALLSGMGSGGDDAESTGTATVTDTPDNNSAEDSFTLTESEKDAVGEISNISMGTAATTLSSLLSQKVNITTPKVEVATWDDLSREYDRPCVMMQISYKEGLAGNNVLILKENDVKIITDLMMGGTGTANPDEPLSELHLSAIGEAMNQMMGSAATSMSSMFNRKIDISPPVANLVETYNELDEGMPAFLNKPFVKVAFKMQIGDLIDSEIMQLYPKEFAQELLNMFTPSSDDSSNSQPQPEPQPASQAPVQQPAPQAQPVQQPAPQAQSVQQPDMNMQQAGMMGQAVPQQGMAMQQGMPMQGMPYGYGMPMQGMMGQPMPMQGYAQPQDVNVAPAAFQPFATDVNPISQKENIELIKDVPLEVTVELGRTTKSIKDILEFAPGTIVELNKIAGESVDVLVNGKYVAKGEVVVIEESFGVRITEIIK, from the coding sequence ATGGATGGAATGTTATCCCAGGACGAGATAAATGCACTTCTTAGTGGAATGGGGTCAGGAGGAGATGATGCTGAATCAACAGGTACAGCTACTGTGACTGACACACCGGATAACAACTCAGCAGAAGACAGTTTTACTCTTACAGAATCAGAAAAAGATGCTGTTGGAGAAATATCTAATATAAGCATGGGAACAGCAGCTACAACACTTAGTTCGCTTCTTTCTCAGAAAGTTAATATTACAACTCCAAAGGTTGAGGTTGCAACATGGGATGATTTATCAAGGGAATATGACAGACCATGTGTTATGATGCAGATTTCATATAAAGAAGGTCTTGCTGGAAATAATGTACTTATTCTTAAGGAAAATGATGTTAAGATTATTACAGATCTTATGATGGGAGGCACAGGAACTGCTAATCCGGATGAACCGCTTTCAGAGTTACATCTGAGTGCAATAGGTGAAGCAATGAATCAGATGATGGGTTCTGCAGCAACATCTATGTCGTCAATGTTTAACAGAAAGATAGATATTAGTCCTCCAGTTGCAAATCTTGTTGAAACTTATAATGAGTTAGATGAGGGAATGCCTGCATTTCTTAATAAACCTTTCGTTAAGGTAGCATTTAAAATGCAGATTGGCGACCTTATTGATAGTGAGATTATGCAGTTATATCCTAAAGAGTTTGCACAGGAATTATTGAATATGTTTACGCCATCATCTGATGACAGCAGCAATTCGCAGCCACAGCCAGAACCACAGCCGGCGTCGCAGGCACCGGTACAACAACCAGCACCACAGGCCCAGCCGGTACAACAACCAGCACCACAGGCCCAGTCGGTACAACAGCCTGACATGAATATGCAGCAGGCAGGTATGATGGGACAGGCAGTGCCACAACAGGGAATGGCTATGCAGCAGGGAATGCCAATGCAGGGTATGCCGTATGGATATGGAATGCCAATGCAGGGTATGATGGGACAGCCAATGCCAATGCAAGGCTATGCACAGCCACAGGATGTCAATGTTGCTCCGGCAGCATTTCAGCCATTTGCTACAGATGTCAATCCAATTTCACAGAAAGAAAACATCGAACTTATAAAGGATGTTCCACTTGAGGTAACTGTAGAACTTGGAAGAACAACAAAGTCAATCAAGGATATTCTTGAATTTGCGCCAGGAACAATTGTTGAGCTTAATAAGATTGCAGGAGAATCTGTGGATGTTCTTGTTAATGGCAAGTATGTAGCTAAAGGCGAAGTGGTTGTTATTGAGGAGAGCTTTGGTGTTCGTATAACTGAAATTATCAAATAA
- a CDS encoding response regulator has product MAKNILICDDAAFMRMMIKDILTKNGYNVAGEAENGAKAVEKYAELKPDLVLMDITMPEMDGIEALKKIKASVIMCSAMGQQAMVIESIQSGAKDFIVKPFQADRVIEAVQKVVG; this is encoded by the coding sequence ATGGCAAAAAATATTTTGATTTGTGATGATGCTGCATTCATGAGAATGATGATTAAGGATATTCTCACAAAGAACGGATACAATGTTGCAGGTGAAGCAGAGAATGGTGCTAAGGCGGTAGAGAAATACGCTGAATTAAAGCCAGATCTTGTACTTATGGATATAACAATGCCAGAGATGGATGGTATTGAGGCACTTAAGAAGATTAAGGCATCAGTTATTATGTGTTCTGCAATGGGACAGCAGGCTATGGTTATTGAGTCTATACAGTCAGGTGCTAAAGATTTTATTGTTAAGCCATTTCAGGCTGACCGTGTTATTGAGGCTGTTCAGAAGGTTGTTGGATAA
- a CDS encoding flagellar biosynthetic protein FliO, protein MLTLLVIFIFVLALTYFVTRWAGSMQKNKMAGSNIQILETMRVTNSKYIQIIKIGSKCFAVAVCKDTMTFLCEVNEDELAYSSDSRVINTEGFKTILEKFKKDKPDN, encoded by the coding sequence TTGCTTACGCTTCTCGTTATTTTTATATTTGTATTAGCGCTTACATATTTTGTTACAAGATGGGCTGGCAGTATGCAGAAGAATAAAATGGCAGGCAGTAACATCCAGATACTTGAGACTATGAGAGTGACTAATTCAAAGTATATCCAGATTATCAAGATTGGCAGCAAATGTTTTGCTGTTGCAGTCTGTAAGGATACTATGACCTTCTTATGCGAGGTTAATGAGGATGAACTGGCATATTCGTCAGATTCAAGAGTAATCAATACCGAAGGTTTCAAGACAATACTAGAGAAGTTTAAGAAAGACAAACCGGATAATTAG
- the fliP gene encoding flagellar type III secretion system pore protein FliP (The bacterial flagellar biogenesis protein FliP forms a type III secretion system (T3SS)-type pore required for flagellar assembly.) yields the protein MLRWIRKHKKALVGISSGVGVFLAVVTMLTYRVMAADTDTASGNSLINIGISAGDGNDMASVLQMLLVLTVISLAPSILIMLTSFTRIVIVLHFTRAAIGTQTVPPNQVIIGLSLFLTFFVMSPTFTEIYDSALKPLSNNEISVEEAYETGVKPLKTFMLKQTSTKDLDTFFKIAGYEEGSVTSEDDISMTVLVPSFIISELRIAFIIGFLIYIPFIIIDMVVSSTLMSMGMMMLPPTTISAPFKILLFVMADGWNLIIGNLITTFK from the coding sequence ATGTTACGGTGGATTAGAAAGCACAAAAAGGCATTAGTTGGAATATCATCAGGCGTTGGAGTATTTTTAGCAGTTGTTACAATGCTTACATATAGGGTAATGGCTGCAGATACAGATACTGCTTCGGGAAACAGCTTGATCAATATCGGTATATCTGCAGGCGATGGTAATGATATGGCTAGTGTTTTACAGATGCTTCTGGTACTTACGGTTATTTCACTGGCTCCATCGATTCTTATTATGCTTACATCGTTTACGAGGATTGTTATAGTTCTGCATTTTACAAGAGCAGCTATAGGAACGCAGACGGTACCGCCTAATCAGGTTATCATAGGTCTGTCTTTATTTTTGACTTTTTTTGTTATGTCACCTACATTTACAGAAATTTATGACAGTGCTTTAAAGCCGCTATCTAATAATGAGATATCGGTAGAGGAAGCGTATGAAACAGGCGTTAAGCCGCTAAAAACATTTATGCTGAAGCAGACATCTACCAAGGATCTTGATACTTTTTTTAAGATTGCTGGATATGAGGAAGGATCTGTTACATCTGAAGATGATATTTCTATGACAGTACTTGTGCCGTCATTTATTATAAGTGAATTGAGAATAGCATTTATTATAGGATTCCTTATTTATATACCATTTATTATTATTGATATGGTTGTATCTTCAACTCTTATGTCAATGGGTATGATGATGCTTCCACCTACTACGATTTCTGCACCATTTAAGATTCTGCTTTTTGTTATGGCAGATGGATGGAATCTTATAATTGGAAATCTTATAACTACATTTAAGTAA
- the fliQ gene encoding flagellar biosynthesis protein FliQ codes for MDAGQVVTIARQTIWVIVKTSVPLLLVSMIVGLIISLFQTLTSIQEQTLTFVPKLLAIMIALMLMGNWILNEIVSFMQMLWGSFGQYV; via the coding sequence ATGGATGCTGGACAGGTTGTAACAATTGCAAGGCAGACAATATGGGTTATAGTCAAGACATCTGTACCTCTTTTGCTTGTTTCTATGATAGTGGGACTTATAATAAGTCTTTTTCAGACTCTTACTTCAATCCAGGAACAGACACTTACATTTGTTCCTAAACTTCTTGCTATTATGATTGCGCTTATGCTTATGGGGAACTGGATTCTTAATGAAATAGTTTCTTTTATGCAGATGCTTTGGGGAAGTTTTGGTCAATATGTTTGA
- the fliR gene encoding flagellar biosynthetic protein FliR, which yields MNFTFALAQFELFVLILIRLASFVFAAPFFNMANVPNRVKIGFSFCLTIMVYSLFPDMSVEYNGMIEYAIIVVEEIIVGILLGAVSSFCVQIIMFAGKIIDMDIGISMAQLYDPTTRMQVGIMGNFYYYMMMLLLIISGMHQYLVSAIVETYRVIPIGGVKFGAGIYTGIIGFVSDFFVIGFRIALPVFAAILMLNCVLAILAKVSPQMNMFVVGMQLKIFVGIFVILFTISMLPSVSNFILDEIEKMFAILVRGMS from the coding sequence ATGAATTTTACTTTTGCTTTAGCACAATTTGAACTATTTGTTTTGATATTAATAAGGCTGGCATCTTTTGTATTTGCTGCGCCTTTTTTTAATATGGCAAATGTACCTAACAGGGTTAAGATTGGGTTTTCATTTTGCCTTACAATTATGGTATATTCGCTATTTCCTGATATGTCAGTTGAATATAATGGAATGATTGAGTATGCAATTATTGTTGTTGAGGAAATTATAGTAGGAATTCTTCTTGGTGCAGTATCATCATTCTGTGTCCAGATTATTATGTTTGCTGGTAAGATAATAGATATGGATATAGGTATTTCAATGGCGCAGCTTTATGATCCGACAACCAGAATGCAGGTTGGAATTATGGGGAATTTTTATTATTACATGATGATGCTTCTGCTTATTATTTCTGGAATGCATCAATATCTTGTTTCAGCTATAGTTGAGACATACAGAGTTATTCCTATTGGTGGAGTAAAATTTGGAGCTGGTATTTATACTGGCATAATCGGGTTTGTGTCTGATTTTTTTGTTATTGGATTCAGAATAGCATTGCCCGTTTTTGCTGCTATACTTATGCTTAACTGTGTCCTTGCTATTCTTGCAAAGGTTTCACCGCAGATGAATATGTTCGTTGTTGGTATGCAGCTTAAGATTTTTGTTGGTATATTTGTTATTTTATTTACGATTTCAATGCTTCCATCAGTTTCTAATTTTATTTTGGATGAAATTGAAAAAATGTTTGCGATATTAGTAAGGGGTATGAGTTAG
- the flhB gene encoding flagellar biosynthesis protein FlhB, whose amino-acid sequence MQDTLLYMNLQLFAKDGPGGEKTEPATSKKLDDVRKEGQVAKSKELITAVSLMTLFIIIKIYVGNIGTKLIDSFKTIYGLMGKVIDDSSKGVTVNMAASIASQAFTIILNAVIPILIIAVIIAILGNALQQRWMVTAKPLAPKASKINPLNGFKRLFSVRQLFELLKAIAMMSIIVIMVYNCVKKNMNILLTFYDVTLYTALATVGNIIINLGIQISAVFLVVGFVDLLYQRHKFKNDNMMTKQEVKDEFKNAEGDPQVKGQIRRKMQEISRRRMMQQLPEADVVITNPTHFAVALKYEPDEGKAPVVIAKGADYLAFQIKDRAKEYNIAIVENKPLARILYHNVDIGTEIPPELYYAVAEILASVLRANNR is encoded by the coding sequence GTGCAGGATACATTACTTTATATGAATCTCCAGTTGTTTGCTAAAGACGGACCGGGCGGAGAAAAAACTGAGCCGGCAACCAGTAAGAAGCTGGATGATGTAAGAAAAGAAGGACAGGTTGCAAAGAGCAAAGAGCTTATAACTGCTGTGTCTCTTATGACATTATTTATAATCATTAAAATATATGTTGGTAATATTGGTACTAAACTGATAGACTCATTTAAGACGATATATGGACTTATGGGAAAGGTTATTGATGACAGTTCTAAAGGAGTGACTGTTAATATGGCTGCAAGTATTGCGAGTCAGGCATTTACCATTATTTTAAATGCGGTTATACCCATTCTTATTATTGCAGTTATTATTGCCATTCTTGGAAATGCATTACAGCAGAGATGGATGGTTACGGCAAAGCCTTTAGCACCTAAGGCCAGTAAAATTAATCCGCTGAATGGATTTAAGAGACTTTTTTCTGTAAGACAGCTTTTTGAACTTTTAAAAGCTATAGCAATGATGTCGATTATTGTTATTATGGTGTATAACTGTGTAAAGAAGAATATGAACATTCTTCTTACATTTTATGATGTTACTCTTTATACGGCTCTTGCAACGGTTGGCAATATAATTATTAATCTTGGAATTCAGATAAGCGCAGTATTTCTTGTGGTTGGATTTGTTGATTTGCTGTATCAGAGACATAAGTTTAAAAATGATAACATGATGACTAAGCAGGAAGTTAAAGATGAATTCAAGAATGCAGAAGGAGATCCGCAGGTTAAAGGTCAGATAAGACGGAAAATGCAGGAAATTTCAAGAAGGAGAATGATGCAGCAGCTTCCTGAAGCTGATGTGGTCATAACTAATCCTACACATTTTGCTGTTGCATTGAAATATGAACCTGATGAAGGAAAAGCGCCTGTGGTTATTGCAAAAGGAGCTGATTATCTGGCTTTCCAGATTAAAGATAGAGCTAAAGAATATAATATAGCGATTGTTGAAAACAAGCCGCTTGCGAGAATTTTGTATCATAATGTAGATATAGGAACAGAAATTCCTCCTGAATTATATTATGCGGTTGCTGAAATTCTTGCATCTGTTTTACGCGCAAATAATAGATAA
- the flhA gene encoding flagellar biosynthesis protein FlhA has translation MKIKKNDLFIGIYLLAAVLFFIISIPSWLLDILLAINILVALVVLFNSLFAKEVLDMASFPTMLLFTTIFRISLNVSSTKLILKNGYAGKVVDTFGKFVGSGNLVIGIIIFIILIIIQFIVINKGSERVAEVTARFTLDAMAGKQMAIDSDLNTGAITDKEAAERRKKLQQENSFFGSMDGATKYVKGDATAGLIITGINLIGGIVMGMAYGGLTINDALSKYTILTIGDGLCSQIPSLLISLATGVLVTKASSEGELGDEIIGQLFSMDRVLLMVGAALILLGVTTPLPWYIFIPLGMALIIYGRKLSAKAGETAIEESAEQEETEASEIRKPENVVSLLNVDPIELEFGYGIIPLADVNQGGDLLDRVVMIRRQIALELGAVVPIIRLRDNIQLNPNQYVIKIKGIQVSEGEILFDHYMAMNPGYVEEEITGIPTFEPSFHLPAIWITESQRERAESLGYTVVDPPSIIATHLTEVIRQHIAELLTRQDVQNLINNIKDNNTTLIEELVPKLMGVGEIQKVLQNLLEEGISIRDLVTIFETLADHAAVTRDPDILTEYVRQALKRAISSKYFLTGEVTNVVTVDPAIEQEIMNSVKNTEQGSYLSLDPERSKKIIEALGNELKKLEDMGKNPIVITSPIVRMYFRNLAKDYYKDIIVISYNEVESNVELQSVGMVTA, from the coding sequence ATGAAGATCAAGAAAAATGACCTGTTTATCGGAATATACCTTCTTGCAGCGGTTTTATTCTTCATTATTTCAATTCCGTCATGGCTGCTTGATATTTTACTTGCAATTAACATTCTGGTTGCACTTGTTGTACTTTTTAATTCATTGTTTGCTAAAGAAGTTCTGGATATGGCATCTTTTCCTACAATGCTGTTATTTACAACAATTTTCAGAATTTCTCTTAATGTATCATCGACTAAGCTTATATTAAAGAATGGTTATGCTGGTAAGGTTGTTGATACATTTGGTAAATTTGTTGGAAGTGGTAATCTTGTCATTGGTATTATCATATTTATTATTCTTATTATTATTCAGTTTATTGTTATTAATAAGGGTTCTGAACGAGTTGCTGAGGTAACTGCAAGATTTACACTTGATGCTATGGCAGGAAAACAGATGGCTATTGATTCGGATCTTAATACAGGTGCCATTACTGATAAGGAAGCAGCAGAAAGAAGAAAAAAGTTACAGCAGGAAAACAGCTTTTTCGGTTCTATGGATGGTGCTACAAAGTATGTTAAGGGAGATGCTACAGCCGGTCTTATAATTACAGGTATCAATCTTATTGGTGGTATTGTTATGGGAATGGCGTACGGTGGACTTACGATTAATGATGCACTGTCTAAGTATACTATTCTTACAATTGGAGATGGCTTATGTTCTCAGATTCCTTCATTGCTTATTTCGCTTGCAACAGGTGTTCTTGTTACCAAGGCTTCAAGCGAAGGTGAACTTGGAGATGAAATTATAGGGCAGCTTTTCTCTATGGACAGAGTTCTTCTTATGGTTGGTGCAGCACTTATTCTTCTGGGAGTAACAACACCTCTTCCATGGTATATTTTTATTCCATTGGGTATGGCACTTATAATTTATGGCAGAAAGCTCAGCGCTAAGGCAGGAGAGACAGCAATAGAAGAGAGTGCTGAACAGGAAGAGACAGAAGCTTCAGAAATAAGAAAACCAGAGAATGTTGTTTCTTTACTTAATGTTGATCCTATTGAACTGGAATTTGGATATGGAATTATTCCACTTGCCGATGTCAATCAGGGCGGGGATTTGTTAGACAGAGTAGTTATGATAAGAAGACAGATTGCTTTGGAACTTGGCGCGGTTGTACCTATTATAAGACTGAGGGATAATATTCAGCTTAATCCTAATCAGTATGTTATTAAAATTAAAGGTATTCAGGTTAGTGAAGGTGAAATTCTTTTTGACCATTACATGGCTATGAACCCTGGATATGTTGAAGAAGAAATAACCGGTATTCCTACATTTGAACCATCTTTTCATCTTCCAGCTATATGGATAACTGAAAGCCAGAGAGAAAGAGCAGAATCACTTGGGTATACGGTTGTTGACCCACCATCAATCATTGCGACACATCTTACTGAAGTTATAAGGCAGCATATAGCAGAGTTGCTTACAAGACAGGATGTGCAGAATCTTATCAATAATATTAAGGATAATAATACAACTCTTATTGAGGAGCTTGTTCCTAAGCTTATGGGAGTTGGCGAGATACAGAAGGTGCTTCAGAATCTCTTAGAGGAGGGAATATCTATAAGGGATCTTGTTACAATATTTGAAACGCTGGCTGACCATGCAGCTGTTACAAGAGATCCTGATATACTGACTGAATATGTAAGGCAGGCATTGAAGAGAGCTATTTCAAGCAAATATTTCCTGACAGGTGAAGTAACGAATGTTGTTACTGTAGATCCGGCTATTGAACAGGAGATTATGAATTCGGTCAAGAATACAGAGCAGGGGTCATATTTATCACTTGATCCGGAGAGAAGCAAGAAGATAATTGAAGCTCTTGGAAATGAACTTAAGAAATTAGAGGATATGGGAAAGAATCCGATAGTTATTACATCGCCTATTGTAAGAATGTATTTCAGAAATCTTGCAAAGGACTATTATAAAGACATTATTGTGATTTCATATAATGAAGTTGAATCAAATGTTGAATTACAATCAGTTGGGATGGTGACAGCGTAA
- the flhF gene encoding flagellar biosynthesis protein FlhF, producing the protein MIVKKFQADTETEAILKAKEELGNGAVVLNVKTLKQRGIFRLFKKDVVEVTAALEEKDFINGINNKKPTFDNKKAANSGFNTGIGNMKSITESKPVINLVADEKIDVNGNAANIEKKLDSLHSLLENQITSSSAVHKKQDTYVQNTNLNDKDVTPGKQIVKERENANYKFLQLIYKKMIGNEVDTKYADEIISDIEASLKKESNIDSILAAVYQKIILKLGTPKTISLGDKPKVILFIGPTGVGKTTTIAKIASHFKLEKETKVAFITSDTYRIAAVDQLNTYASIIDCPVNVAYSADEIGECLDEFKDYELILVDTAGRSHKSEEQMEELDNLIEMIASRADEFDLEIYLTLSVTTKYKDLVNIADKYRHIENWALIFTKLDETCYLGNMLNMKLYTGAPLSYTTSGQNVPNDIEVINEQRLAKLLLGGNS; encoded by the coding sequence ATGATAGTTAAAAAATTTCAGGCAGATACAGAGACGGAAGCTATATTAAAAGCGAAGGAAGAGTTAGGCAATGGTGCAGTAGTTCTTAATGTTAAAACATTGAAACAGAGGGGAATATTCCGATTGTTTAAGAAGGATGTTGTTGAAGTTACGGCTGCATTAGAAGAAAAAGATTTTATCAATGGGATTAATAATAAAAAACCAACATTTGATAATAAGAAGGCAGCTAATAGTGGATTTAATACAGGAATTGGCAATATGAAGAGTATTACAGAGTCAAAGCCTGTTATAAATTTAGTGGCTGATGAAAAAATAGATGTTAATGGCAATGCTGCAAATATTGAAAAGAAACTTGATTCATTACATTCTCTTTTAGAAAATCAGATTACCTCATCATCAGCTGTACATAAAAAACAGGATACATATGTGCAGAATACGAATTTGAATGATAAAGATGTAACACCGGGTAAACAGATAGTAAAGGAACGTGAAAATGCAAATTATAAATTTTTGCAGCTGATATATAAGAAGATGATAGGGAATGAAGTTGATACCAAATACGCTGATGAAATTATAAGCGATATAGAAGCTTCATTAAAAAAGGAATCTAATATTGACAGTATTCTTGCAGCTGTTTATCAGAAAATCATACTTAAGCTGGGTACACCTAAAACTATTTCGTTAGGAGATAAGCCAAAGGTTATACTTTTTATCGGACCTACAGGGGTTGGTAAAACTACAACTATTGCTAAAATAGCGTCTCATTTTAAGCTTGAAAAAGAAACTAAAGTTGCATTTATAACATCAGATACATATAGAATTGCTGCAGTTGATCAGCTTAATACATATGCTTCGATTATAGATTGTCCGGTTAATGTGGCTTATTCTGCGGATGAAATAGGTGAATGCCTTGATGAGTTTAAGGATTATGAACTTATACTTGTAGATACAGCCGGAAGATCGCATAAATCTGAGGAGCAGATGGAAGAATTAGACAATCTGATTGAAATGATTGCTTCGAGAGCAGATGAATTTGATCTTGAAATATATCTTACATTAAGTGTGACAACTAAGTATAAAGATTTAGTAAATATTGCGGATAAGTACAGACATATTGAAAACTGGGCACTCATATTTACTAAACTGGATGAAACCTGTTACCTTGGTAACATGCTTAATATGAAGCTGTATACAGGAGCACCACTTTCTTATACAACATCGGGACAGAATGTACCTAATGATATAGAGGTTATAAATGAACAAAGACTTGCTAAGTTATTATTGGGAGGTAATTCGTAA
- a CDS encoding MinD/ParA family protein yields MDQAENLRNIIKKQNQRDVGNARVIAVTSGKGGVGKSSVSINLAVQFARMGKKVIILDADFGLANIEVMFGVIPKYNLSDLMLNGMDIKDIITDGPEGVKFISGGSGIAKLVNLDKEQVKRLVNKLSELESMADVIIIDTGAGISASVMEFLVASPETILVTTPEPTSITDSYALMKALSMNESFRKNETSIKMIANRVTSEDEGRKLYEKLNIVVSRFLDINMSYLGTIPMDNNNIKAVMKQKPVSLIYPSSASSRHFVEVAEKIMNEETDIPPQKRGIRGYLKSVFAKNLR; encoded by the coding sequence ATGGATCAGGCAGAAAATCTCCGTAATATAATAAAAAAACAAAACCAGCGGGATGTCGGTAATGCGCGTGTTATTGCTGTAACCAGTGGAAAAGGTGGTGTTGGAAAGTCAAGTGTTTCGATTAATCTTGCAGTACAGTTCGCCAGAATGGGAAAGAAGGTTATAATTCTTGATGCTGATTTTGGTCTTGCTAACATAGAGGTTATGTTTGGTGTGATTCCGAAGTATAATTTAAGTGATTTAATGCTTAATGGAATGGATATAAAAGACATAATAACAGATGGACCAGAAGGCGTTAAATTTATATCAGGGGGTTCAGGAATAGCGAAGCTTGTTAATCTTGATAAGGAACAGGTTAAAAGACTTGTTAATAAATTATCCGAACTTGAAAGTATGGCAGATGTAATAATTATTGATACCGGAGCGGGTATTTCAGCATCTGTAATGGAATTTCTTGTGGCAAGTCCTGAAACTATTCTTGTTACAACACCAGAACCTACATCTATAACTGATTCATATGCATTGATGAAGGCTCTGAGCATGAATGAAAGTTTTAGAAAGAATGAAACTTCAATTAAAATGATCGCAAACAGAGTAACATCAGAAGATGAAGGCAGAAAATTATATGAAAAACTCAATATAGTAGTGTCAAGGTTTCTTGATATTAATATGTCATATTTAGGTACGATTCCAATGGACAATAATAATATAAAGGCTGTTATGAAACAGAAACCAGTTTCACTTATATACCCATCATCAGCTTCTTCCAGACATTTTGTTGAAGTTGCTGAGAAAATTATGAATGAAGAAACGGATATTCCACCTCAGAAAAGAGGAATTAGAGGATATCTTAAATCTGTTTTTGCTAAAAACTTACGATAA
- a CDS encoding flagellar brake protein → MFEPLVIGGKVEAYKKNTSLKEDVRPREQFLSQIMDIKDESIVCTMPVDKGKLIVLEVGMELEVCFYSGKNVYNADCVISSRGKEGNIFTMELKLITPLKKFQRREYYRLECTLEADVTIIDEDESAHFKKTGSLPDVLSMPSEKGIITDISGGGLRLIMNKQYEKDTVVAVKFTIAIGGRKRDMYLPARIILSFRKTNDESVFDNRLQFINIKSEDTEDIVKYVFEQQRFMRQKERGM, encoded by the coding sequence ATGTTTGAACCGCTTGTTATTGGAGGAAAAGTTGAAGCGTATAAAAAGAATACGAGTTTAAAAGAAGATGTCAGGCCTAGAGAACAATTCTTAAGTCAGATAATGGATATTAAGGATGAAAGCATTGTATGTACAATGCCTGTTGATAAGGGCAAACTGATTGTTCTTGAGGTTGGAATGGAATTAGAAGTTTGTTTTTATTCCGGTAAAAATGTGTATAATGCTGATTGTGTAATATCTTCGAGAGGAAAAGAAGGTAATATTTTTACTATGGAATTAAAACTTATTACGCCTCTTAAGAAATTTCAGAGAAGAGAATATTACAGACTGGAATGCACTCTAGAAGCTGATGTCACGATTATTGATGAAGATGAATCAGCACATTTTAAAAAGACAGGCAGTCTGCCGGATGTTCTTTCAATGCCGTCAGAAAAAGGTATAATAACTGATATAAGCGGAGGTGGACTCAGGCTTATTATGAATAAACAGTATGAAAAGGATACTGTTGTTGCAGTGAAATTTACAATTGCAATAGGTGGCAGGAAAAGGGATATGTATCTTCCAGCCAGAATTATACTTTCTTTCCGAAAGACTAATGATGAGAGTGTGTTTGACAACAGGCTTCAATTTATCAATATTAAAAGCGAAGATACAGAGGATATAGTTAAATATGTATTTGAACAGCAAAGGTTTATGAGGCAGAAAGAGAGGGGAATGTAG